One genomic window of Glycine soja cultivar W05 chromosome 9, ASM419377v2, whole genome shotgun sequence includes the following:
- the LOC114368609 gene encoding isoflavone 2'-hydroxylase-like: MTVITMPPFLSYSLLSLAFFFTLKYLFQRSRKVRNLPPGPTPLPIIGNLNLVEQPIHRFFLRMSQKYGNIISLWFGSRLVVVVSSPTAYQECFTKHDVTLANRVRSLSGKYIFYDNTTVGSCSHGEHWRNLRRITSLDVLSTQRVHSFSGIRSDETKRLIHRLARDSGKDFARVEMTSKFADLTYNNIMRMISGKRFYGEESELNNVEEAKEFRDTVNEMLQLMGLANKGDHLPFLRWFDFQNVEKRLKNISKRYDTILNKILDENRNNKDRENSMIGHLLKLQETQPDYYTDQIIKGLALAMLFGGTDSSTGTLEWALSNLVNDPEVLQKARDELDAQVGPDRLLNESDLPKLPYLRKIVLETLRLYPPAPILIPHVASEDINIEGFNVPRDTIVIINGWAMQRDPKIWKDATSFKPERFDEEGEEKKLVAFGMGRRACPGEPMAMQSVSYTLGLMIQCFDWKRVSEKKLDMTENNWITLSRLIPLEAMCKARPLASKVESY, encoded by the exons ATGACAGTAATAACAATGCCTCCTTTCTTATCTTACTCTCTTCTTTCCCTCGCGTTCTTCTTCACTCTCAAGTACCTTTTCCAAAGAAGCAGAAAAGTACGAAACCTGCCACCTGGTCCGACTCCTCTTCCTATAATCGGCAACCTTAACCTCGTTGAACAACCTATACACCGTTTCTTCCTCCGCATGTCCCAAAAATATGGAAACATCATATCCCTTTGGTTTGGGTCACGTCTTGTTGTGGTTGTTTCATCACCCACAGCGTACCAAGAATGTTTCACTAAACATGATGTTACCTTGGCCAACAGGGTACGCTCCCTCTCGGGAAAATACATATTCTACGACAACACCACCGTAGGGTCTTGCTCCCACGGCGAGCACTGGCGCAACCTCCGCCGCATAACCTCTCTCGACGTTCTATCGACGCAGCGCGTCCACTCCTTCTCCGGAATCCGGAGCGACGAGACGAAAAGGTTGATACACAGGCTGGCCAGGGACTCCGGGAAAGATTTTGCGCGCGTGGAGATGACCTCCAAGTTTGCTGACTTGACGTACAACAACATCATGAGGATGATTTCGGGGAAGCGGTTTTACGGAGAAGAGAGTGAACTTAACAACGTTGAGGAAGCGAAGGAGTTCAGAGACACTGTGAATGAGATGCTGCAACTCATGGGGTTGGCTAACAAGGGAGATCACTTACCTTTCCTAAGGTGGTTCGATTTTCAGAACGTGGAGAAGAGGTTGAAGAATATCAGTAAGAGGTATGATACCATCTTGAATAAGATCCTTGATGAGAACCGTAACAACAAGGACCGCGAGAATTCCATGATTGGTCATCTCCTCAAACTGCAAGAGACACAGCCTGACTATTATACCGACCAAATCATCAAAGGCCTTGCTTTG GCTATGCTCTTTGGCGGAACAGACTCGTCAACTGGAACTTTAGAGTGGGCATTATCTAATTTAGTGAATGACCCAGAGGTGCTGCAGAAGGCAAGAGATGAGTTGGACGCTCAAGTAGGACCAGATCGGCTGTTAAATGAGTCAGACCTTCCAAAACTTCCTTATCTCAGGAAGATAGTTCTTGAAACACTTAGGTTGTACCCTCCGGCTCCAATTCTAATACCACACGTGGCTTCAGAAGACATCAATATCGAAGGATTCAATGTTCCACGAGACACAATTGTGATTATTAATGGTTGGGCCATGCAAAGAGATCCTAAGATATGGAAAGATGCGACAAGCTTTAAACCTGAGAGGTTTGATGAAGAAGGAGAGGAGAAGAAGTTGGTAGCATTTGGTATGGGAAGAAGGGCTTGCCCAGGAGAACCCATGGCTATGCAAAGTGTTAGCTATACTTTGGGATTAATGATTCAATGTTTTGACTGGAAACGAGTAAGTGAGAAGAAGCTTGATATGACAGAGAATAATTGGATCACCTTGTCAAGGTTAATTCCATTGGAGGCTATGTGTAAAGCCCGCCCACTCGCCAGCAAAGTTGAAAGttattaa
- the LOC114425469 gene encoding isoflavone 2'-hydroxylase-like — protein sequence MGMLLLLLSYSLLFLVLFLTLKSLFQSRKLRNLPPGPPPLPIIGNLNLLEQPIHRFFQRMSKEYGNIVSLWFGSRLAVVISSPTAYQECFTKHDVALANRLPSLSGKYIFYNNTTVGSCSHGQHWRNLRRITALDVLSTQRVHSFSGIRSDETKRLVQRLLAKNSNEGFARVEISSMFNDLTYNNIMRMISGKRFYGEESELKNVEKAREFRETVTEMLELMGVANKGDHLPFLRWFDFQNVEKRLKSISKRYDTILNEIIDENRSKKDRENSMIDHLLKLQETQPEYYTDQIIKGLALAMLFGGTDSSTGTLEWSLSNLLNYPEVLKKAKDELDTQVGQDRLLNESDLPKLPYLRKIILETLRLYPPAPILIPHVSSEDITIEGFNVPRDTIVIINGWGMQRDPQLWNDATCFKPERFDVEGEEKKLVAFGMGRRACPGEPMAMQSVSFTLGLLIQCFDWKRVSEEKLDMTENNWITLSRLIPLEAMCKARPLATKI from the exons ATGggaatgttgttgttgttgttgtcttaCTCTCTCCTTTTCCTGGTTCTATTCCTTACACTGAAATCCCTTTTCCAAAGCAGAAAATTGAGAAACCTACCACCAGGTCCTCCTCCTCTTCCCATAATAGGTAACCTTAACCTCCTCGAACAACCTATTCACCGTTTCTTCCAACGCATGTCCAAAGAATATGGAAACATCGTTTCCCTTTGGTTCGGTTCACGTCTCGCCGTTGTCATTTCCTCACCAACTGCATACCAAGAATGCTTCACCAAACACGACGTTGCCTTGGCCAACCGGCTACCTTCTCTCTCGGGAAAATACATATTCTACAACAACACCACCGTAGGGTCCTGCTCCCACGGCCAGCACTGGCGGAACCTCCGCCGCATCACCGCCCTGGACGTCCTCTCCACGCAGCGAGTCCACTCTTTCTCCGGAATCCGAAGCGACGAGACGAAAAGGTTGGTACAGAGGTTGCTGGCCAAGAACTCCAACGAGGGTTTCGCGCGCGTGGAGATAAGCTCCATGTTCAATGACTTGACCTACAACAACATCATGAGGATGATATCAGGGAAGAGGTTTTACGGAGAGGAGAGTGAGTTGAAGAACGTTGAGAAAGCGAGGGAGTTCAGAGAGACAGTGACAGAGATGCTAGAACTCATGGGGGTGGCTAATAAGGGAGATCACTTGCCATTCCTAAGGTGGTTCGATTTTCAGAATGTGGAGAAGAGGTTGAAGAGTATTAGTAAAAGGTATGATACCATCTTGAATGAGATCATTGATGAGAACCGTAGCAAGAAGGACCGTGAGAATTCCATGATTGATCATCTCCTCAAACTGCAAGAGACTCAGCCTGAGTACTACACTGACCAAATTATCAAAGGCCTTGCTttg GCCATGCTTTTTGGCGGAACTGACTCGTCAACTGGAACTTTAGAGTGGTCATTATCTAATTTATTGAATTATCCAGAGGTgttgaagaaagcaaaagacgAATTGGACACACAAGTAGGGCAAGACCGCTTGTTAAATGAGTCAGACCTGCCAAAACTTCCTTATCTTAGAAAGATCATCCTTGAGACACTTAGGTTGTATCCCCCAGCTCCAATTCTAATACCTCATGTTTCTTCAGAAGATATTACTATTGAAGGATTCAATGTCCCACGAGACACAATTGTGATCATTAATGGTTGGGGCATGCAGAGAGATCCTCAGTTATGGAATGATGCTACATGCTTTAAACCTGAGAGGTTTGATGTGGAGGGAGAGGAGAAAAAGTTGGTAGCATTTGGGATGGGAAGAAGGGCTTGTCCAGGAGAACCCATGGCTATGCAAAGCGTCAGCTTTACTTTAGGATTGTTGATTCAATGTTTTGACTGGAAAAGAGTTAGTGAGGAAAAACTTGATATGACAGAGAATAATTGGATCACCTTATCAAGGTTGATTCCGTTGGAGGCCATGTGCAAAGCTCGCCCACTTGCcactaaaatttga
- the LOC114425468 gene encoding isoflavone 2'-hydroxylase-like, with translation MGMLLLLLSYSLLFLVLFLTLKSLFQSRKLRNLPPGPPPLPIIGNLNLLEQPIHRFFQRMSKEYGNIVSLWFGSRLAVVISSPTAYQECFTKHDVALANRLPSLSGKYIFYNNTTVGSCSHGQHWRNLRRITALDVLSTQRVHSFSGIRSDETKRLVQRLLAKNSKEGFARVEISSMFNDLTYNNIMRMISGKRFYGEESELKNVEKAREFRETVTEMLELMGVANKGDHLPFLRWFDFQNVEKRLKSISKRYDTILNEIIDENRSKKDRENSMIDHLLKLQETQPEYYTDQIIKGLALAMLFGGTDSSTGTLEWSLSNLLNHPEVLKKAKEELDTQVGQDRLLNESDLPKLPYLRKIILETLRLYPPAPILIPHVSSEDITIEGFNVPRDTIVIINGWGMQRDPHLWNDATCFKPERFDVEGEEKKLVAFGMGRRACPGEPMAMQSVSFTLGLLIQCFDWKRVSEEKLDMTENNWITLSRLIPLEAMCKARPLATKIGV, from the exons ATGggaatgttgttgttgttgttgtcttaTTCTCTCCTTTTCCTGGTTCTATTCCTTACACTGAAATCCCTTTTCCAAAGCAGAAAATTGAGAAACCTACCACCAGGTCCTCCTCCTCTTCCCATAATAGGTAACCTTAACCTCCTCGAACAACCTATTCACCGTTTCTTCCAACGCATGTCCAAAGAATATGGAAACATCGTTTCCCTTTGGTTCGGTTCACGTCTCGCCGTTGTCATTTCCTCACCAACTGCATACCAAGAATGCTTCACCAAACACGACGTTGCCTTGGCCAACCGGCTACCTTCTCTCTCGGGAAAATACATATTCTACAACAACACCACCGTAGGGTCCTGCTCCCACGGCCAGCACTGGCGGAACCTCCGCCGAATCACCGCCCTGGACGTCCTCTCCACGCAGCGAGTCCACTCTTTCTCCGGAATCCGAAGCGACGAGACGAAAAGGTTGGTACAGAGGTTGCTGGCCAAGAACTCCAAGGAGGGTTTTGCTCGCGTGGAGATAAGCTCCATGTTCAATGACTTGACCTACAACAACATCATGAGGATGATATCAGGGAAGAGGTTTTACGGAGAGGAGAGTGAGTTGAAGAACGTTGAGAAAGCGAGGGAGTTCAGAGAGACAGTGACAGAGATGCTAGAACTCATGGGGGTGGCTAATAAGGGAGATCACTTACCTTTCCTAAGATGGTTCGATTTTCAGAATGTGGAGAAGCGTTTGAAGAGTATTAGTAAAAGGTATGATACCATCTTGAATGAGATCATTGATGAGAACCGTAGCAAGAAGGACCGCGAGAATTCCATGATTGATCATCTTCTCAAACTGCAAGAGACTCAGCCTGAGTACTACACTGACCAAATCATCAAAGGCCTtgctttg GCCATGCTTTTTGGCGGAACTGACTCATCAACGGGAACCTTAGAGTGGTCGCTATCTAATTTATTGAATCACCCAGAGGTgttgaagaaagcaaaagaagaattGGACACTCAAGTAGGACAAGACCGCTTGTTAAATGAGTCAGACCTTCCAAAACTTCCTTATCTTAGAAAGATCATTCTTGAGACACTTAGGTTGTATCCTCCAGCTCCAATTCTAATACCTCATGTGTCTTCAGAAGATATCACTATTGAAGGATTCAATGTCCCACGAGACACAATTGTGATCATTAATGGTTGGGGCATGCAGAGAGATCCTCATTTGTGGAATGATGCCACATGCTTTAAACCTGAGAGGTTTGATGTGGAAGGAGAGGAGAAAAAGTTGGTAGCATTTGGAATGGGAAGAAGGGCTTGCCCAGGAGAACCCATGGCTATGCAAAGTGTCAGCTTTACTTTGGGATTATTGATTCAATGTTTTGACTGGAAACGAGTAAGTGAGGAAAAGCTTGATATGACAGAGAATAATTGGATTACCTTGTCAAGGTTAATTCCATTGGAAGCCATGTGCAAGGCTCGTCCACTCGCCACTAAAATTggagtttaa